From Streptomyces fungicidicus, one genomic window encodes:
- a CDS encoding enolase C-terminal domain-like protein — protein MTRAGAPPSGSALAGAGEGPAVDAVEAAAYTVPTDAPEGDGTLAWDSTTLVLVRVRSGAITGIGYTYGAPATARVVEELLAGVVADRSAWDVPAAHEAMNRAVRNAGRPGLVAGAISAVDIALWDLKARLLGIPLVRLLGASREDVPVYGSGGFTPYDDARLDRQLRGWVEGQGIPRVKIKIGESWGRAEHRDRERVERARRSIGDRTELYVDANGAYTRKQAVRLDPFLTDRGVTWFEEPVSSDDLEGLARIRDSVTADVAAGEYGYALPYFHRMLAAGAVDCLQADATRCGGVTGWLRAAALAEAAGLEISGHCAPHVHAHVAAAVPNLRHLEWFHDHVRVEHLLFEGVLDPAGGAIGPGISGRPGLGLAFRTEAAAPHRR, from the coding sequence ATGACGCGGGCGGGCGCCCCGCCCTCCGGGTCCGCGCTCGCCGGGGCCGGAGAGGGGCCGGCCGTGGACGCCGTCGAGGCGGCCGCGTACACCGTCCCCACCGACGCGCCCGAAGGCGACGGCACCCTGGCCTGGGACTCGACCACCCTGGTGCTCGTAAGGGTCCGTTCCGGCGCGATCACCGGCATCGGCTACACCTACGGCGCCCCGGCGACCGCCCGGGTCGTCGAGGAGCTGCTGGCGGGCGTGGTCGCCGATCGCAGCGCGTGGGACGTGCCGGCGGCCCACGAGGCGATGAACAGGGCGGTGCGGAACGCCGGCCGCCCCGGTCTGGTCGCCGGAGCGATCTCGGCGGTCGACATCGCCCTGTGGGACCTCAAGGCCCGTCTGCTCGGAATCCCCCTGGTGCGGCTGCTCGGGGCGAGCCGCGAGGACGTCCCCGTCTACGGCAGCGGCGGTTTCACCCCGTACGACGACGCGCGCCTCGACCGGCAGCTGCGCGGCTGGGTGGAAGGGCAGGGCATCCCACGGGTCAAGATCAAGATAGGCGAGTCCTGGGGGCGGGCCGAGCACCGCGACCGGGAACGGGTCGAGCGCGCCCGCCGGAGCATCGGGGACCGCACGGAGCTGTACGTCGACGCCAACGGGGCCTACACCCGCAAACAGGCGGTCCGCCTCGACCCGTTCCTCACCGATCGGGGCGTGACCTGGTTCGAGGAGCCCGTCTCCTCCGACGACCTGGAGGGACTGGCGCGGATCCGGGACTCGGTCACCGCCGACGTCGCGGCCGGGGAGTACGGCTACGCACTGCCCTACTTCCACCGGATGCTCGCCGCGGGCGCCGTGGACTGCCTGCAGGCCGACGCCACCCGGTGCGGCGGCGTCACCGGATGGCTGCGGGCCGCGGCCCTCGCCGAAGCGGCCGGGCTGGAGATCTCGGGACACTGCGCGCCGCATGTCCACGCACACGTCGCCGCCGCCGTCCCCAACCTGCGCCACCTGGAGTGGTTCCACGACCACGTACGCGTCGAACACCTCCTGTTCGAGGGCGTACTGGACCCGGCGGGCGGGGCGATCGGGCCCGGGATCTCCGGGAGACCGGGTCTGGGTCTCGCCTTCCGGACGGAGGCCGCCGCACCTCACCGGCGCTGA
- a CDS encoding catalase translates to MTETRPATTTDSGAPVESDEHSLTVGPDGPILLQDAYLIEQMAQFNRERIPERQPHAKGSGAFGHFEVTDDVSPYTKAALFQPGTRTDLVTRFSTVAGERGSPDTWRDPRGFAVKFYTSEGNYDMVGNNTPVFFVKDPMKFQHFIRSQKRRADNNLRDHDMQWDFWTLSPESAHQVTWLMGDRGIPRTWRHMNGYTSHTYMWINAAGERFWVKYHFKTDQGIEYFTQHEADQMAAADTDYHTRDLFEHIRDGDYPSWTLYVQVMPYEDAASYRFNPFDLTKVWPHGDYPLIRVGRMTLDRNPTDNHAQIEQAAFQPNNFVPGIGPSPDRMLLARLFSYADAHRHRIGGNYQQLPVNAPVVDVHTYSKDGAMAYRYTTDPVYAPNSKGGPAADTERHGSPPSWTADGEITRAAYVSHPEDDDWGQPGTMVREVMDDAARDRLVDNVVGHLLNGVSEPVLERAFAYWSNIDETIGKRIAAGVRAKADEKDPKAAEQGNPARRSMQHKA, encoded by the coding sequence ATGACGGAGACCCGACCCGCCACCACGACCGACTCCGGCGCACCGGTGGAGAGTGACGAGCACTCTCTCACCGTGGGACCCGACGGGCCGATCCTGCTGCAGGACGCCTATCTGATCGAGCAGATGGCGCAGTTCAACCGGGAGCGGATCCCCGAGCGCCAGCCGCATGCCAAGGGCAGCGGCGCGTTCGGCCACTTCGAGGTGACCGACGACGTCAGCCCGTACACCAAGGCGGCCCTGTTCCAGCCCGGCACCCGCACCGACCTGGTCACCCGCTTCTCGACCGTCGCCGGGGAACGCGGCAGCCCGGACACCTGGCGCGACCCGCGCGGCTTCGCGGTGAAGTTCTACACCAGCGAAGGCAACTACGACATGGTCGGGAACAACACCCCGGTGTTCTTCGTGAAGGACCCGATGAAGTTCCAGCACTTCATCCGGTCCCAGAAGCGCCGCGCCGACAACAACCTGCGCGACCACGACATGCAGTGGGACTTCTGGACCCTCTCCCCGGAGTCCGCCCACCAGGTCACCTGGCTGATGGGGGACCGCGGCATCCCGCGGACCTGGCGCCACATGAACGGCTACACCTCGCACACCTACATGTGGATCAACGCCGCCGGCGAGCGGTTCTGGGTGAAGTACCACTTCAAGACCGACCAGGGCATCGAGTACTTCACCCAGCACGAGGCCGACCAGATGGCCGCGGCCGACACAGATTACCACACCCGTGACCTCTTCGAGCACATCCGGGACGGCGACTACCCCAGCTGGACGCTGTACGTGCAGGTGATGCCGTACGAGGACGCGGCGTCCTACCGCTTCAACCCGTTCGACCTGACCAAGGTGTGGCCGCACGGCGACTATCCGCTCATCCGGGTCGGCCGCATGACGCTCGACCGCAACCCCACGGACAACCACGCCCAGATCGAGCAGGCCGCCTTCCAGCCGAACAACTTCGTCCCCGGCATCGGACCGAGCCCCGACCGCATGCTGCTGGCCCGGCTGTTCTCCTACGCCGACGCCCACCGCCACCGCATCGGCGGCAACTACCAGCAGCTGCCCGTGAACGCGCCCGTCGTCGACGTCCACACGTACTCCAAGGACGGGGCGATGGCGTACCGGTACACCACCGACCCGGTGTACGCCCCCAACTCCAAGGGCGGCCCCGCGGCCGACACCGAGCGCCACGGATCCCCGCCCAGCTGGACGGCCGACGGCGAGATCACCCGCGCCGCCTACGTCTCCCACCCCGAGGACGACGACTGGGGTCAGCCCGGCACGATGGTCCGTGAGGTGATGGACGACGCCGCCCGCGACCGCCTGGTCGACAATGTCGTCGGGCACCTCCTCAACGGAGTGAGCGAACCCGTGCTGGAACGGGCCTTCGCGTACTGGTCCAACATCGACGAGACCATCGGCAAGCGCATCGCCGCCGGTGTCCGGGCCAAGGCCGACGAGAAGGACCCCAAGGCCGCCGAACAGGGCAACCCGGCACGTCGCTCCATGCAGCACAAGGCCTGA
- a CDS encoding glycoside hydrolase family 15 protein — MTPPHAPQYDPPPPHVLREYALIADGERGALLGPRGDIAWLCAPRWHSGAVFSSLIGGAGHYTVSPRGRFVWGGFYEDGTLIWRSRWTTGSGIVECREALAFPGDPRRAVLLRRIVAVEGPADLTVRLEPHADFGAHPSHRTRRDEDGTWSGHGGALRWRWSGAAAARPSRHPRHSTGLAMDLHLEPGDRRDLVLELSEEPLPEKPDAPRAWSATEAAWRRETPALDAGLAPGDARHAYTVLRGLTGSTGGMVGAATTSLPERSEAGRNYDYRYVWIRDQCYAGQAVAAAGPHPLLDDAVRFVAARLHEHGPRTAPAYTVTGGRVPDQRTLGLSGYPGGYDRVGNRVNRQFQLDVFGEALLLFAAAHRHGRLDADGWRAAGIAADAIARRRHEPDAGIWELDDREWTHSRLSCAAGLRSLAKDAPAGRARTWTALADSLVAETAATSTHPSGRWQRSPADPGLDAALLLPPLRGALAADDPRTVRTLRAYARELTDDHYAYRFRHDARPLAEAEGAFLLCGYLMALAEHQQGNREEALRWFERNRAACGPPGLYTEEYDVAQRQLRGNVPQAFVHALMLETSVRLPTAPEP; from the coding sequence GTGACCCCACCGCACGCACCGCAGTACGACCCACCCCCTCCGCATGTCCTGCGGGAGTACGCGCTGATCGCCGACGGTGAGCGCGGCGCCCTCCTCGGCCCGCGCGGCGACATCGCCTGGCTCTGTGCGCCCCGCTGGCATTCCGGCGCCGTCTTCTCCTCCCTCATCGGGGGTGCGGGCCACTACACGGTCAGCCCCCGGGGCCGGTTCGTGTGGGGCGGCTTCTACGAGGACGGCACACTGATCTGGCGCAGCCGCTGGACCACCGGGAGCGGCATCGTGGAGTGCCGGGAGGCACTGGCCTTCCCCGGCGACCCGCGCCGGGCCGTGCTGCTGCGCCGGATCGTCGCCGTCGAGGGACCTGCCGACCTCACCGTCCGCCTGGAGCCCCACGCGGACTTCGGCGCCCACCCCTCCCACCGCACCCGGCGCGACGAGGACGGCACCTGGAGCGGGCACGGCGGGGCACTGCGGTGGCGCTGGAGCGGAGCGGCCGCGGCACGCCCCTCGCGTCACCCGCGGCACTCCACCGGTCTCGCCATGGACCTGCACCTGGAGCCCGGGGACCGCAGGGACCTGGTCCTCGAGCTGAGTGAGGAACCGCTGCCCGAGAAGCCGGACGCCCCCCGTGCCTGGAGTGCCACGGAGGCCGCCTGGCGCCGGGAGACCCCCGCCCTGGACGCCGGTCTCGCCCCGGGGGACGCCCGGCACGCCTACACCGTGCTGCGCGGACTCACCGGTTCGACGGGCGGCATGGTGGGCGCCGCCACCACGAGTCTGCCCGAACGCAGCGAGGCCGGCCGCAACTACGACTACCGGTACGTGTGGATCCGGGACCAGTGCTACGCCGGCCAGGCCGTGGCCGCCGCGGGCCCGCATCCCCTGCTGGACGACGCGGTGCGGTTCGTCGCGGCGCGACTCCACGAGCACGGCCCGCGCACGGCCCCCGCCTACACCGTCACCGGTGGCCGGGTCCCCGACCAGCGGACCCTCGGGCTGAGCGGCTACCCGGGCGGCTACGACCGGGTCGGCAACCGGGTCAACCGGCAGTTCCAGCTCGACGTGTTCGGTGAGGCCCTGCTGCTGTTCGCCGCCGCCCACCGGCACGGCCGGCTGGACGCCGACGGGTGGCGGGCCGCCGGGATCGCGGCCGACGCCATCGCCCGGCGGAGGCACGAGCCCGACGCCGGAATCTGGGAACTCGACGACCGGGAGTGGACCCACAGCCGGCTCAGCTGCGCGGCCGGGCTGCGCTCCCTCGCCAAGGACGCCCCGGCCGGGCGCGCCCGGACCTGGACCGCGCTCGCCGACTCCCTCGTCGCCGAGACGGCGGCGACGAGCACCCACCCCAGCGGCCGCTGGCAGCGCTCCCCCGCCGACCCCGGGCTGGACGCCGCCCTGCTCCTGCCGCCCCTGCGAGGTGCCCTGGCGGCCGACGATCCGCGCACGGTGCGGACCCTGCGTGCCTACGCCCGGGAGCTGACCGACGACCACTACGCCTACCGCTTCCGCCACGACGCACGCCCCCTGGCCGAGGCCGAGGGCGCCTTCCTGCTGTGCGGCTATCTGATGGCCCTGGCGGAGCACCAGCAGGGCAACCGGGAGGAAGCACTGCGCTGGTTCGAACGCAACCGTGCCGCCTGCGGCCCACCGGGCCTCTACACCGAGGAGTACGACGTCGCCCAACGGCAGTTGCGCGGCAACGTGCCCCAGGCCTTCGTCCACGCCCTGATGCTCGAGACCTCCGTCAGGCTCCCCACCGCACCCGAACCCTGA
- a CDS encoding SDR family oxidoreductase — protein MSETVVITGASAGIGRATARAYAARGADVVLLARGRAGLAATADEVEKAGGHALALPVDVSDHRQVEAAADTAVRTFGAIDVWINVAFASVFAPFTDITAEEYARVTDVTYLGFVNGTRAALARMLPRDRGTIVQVGSALGSRSVPLQSVYCGAKHAINGFTSSVRTELMHNGSNVRITIAQMPAVNTPQFSWVLSRLPRKPQPVPPIYQPEVAARGVLYAADHPGRKQFYVGASTAATIVANKIAPGLLDRYLARTGYDSQQTDRPDDPRRRHNLWEPVDDDTDHGAHGAFDDRSGARAPQLWLSHHPALSAAVLAGTALGGTWAAVRLAGRGGS, from the coding sequence ATGTCCGAAACCGTGGTCATCACCGGCGCCAGCGCGGGCATCGGCCGTGCCACCGCCCGCGCCTACGCCGCCCGCGGCGCCGACGTCGTCCTCCTCGCCCGCGGCCGGGCCGGACTGGCCGCCACCGCCGACGAGGTCGAAAAGGCCGGTGGTCACGCGCTCGCGCTGCCCGTCGACGTGTCCGACCACCGGCAGGTCGAGGCCGCGGCCGACACCGCCGTGCGGACGTTCGGAGCGATCGACGTGTGGATCAACGTCGCCTTCGCCTCCGTCTTCGCGCCGTTCACCGACATCACGGCCGAGGAGTACGCGCGCGTCACCGACGTGACCTATCTGGGCTTCGTCAACGGGACACGGGCCGCCCTCGCCCGCATGCTGCCGCGGGACCGCGGCACCATCGTGCAGGTCGGCTCCGCCCTCGGTTCGCGCTCCGTACCGCTCCAGTCCGTCTACTGCGGTGCGAAGCACGCCATCAACGGCTTCACCTCGTCGGTGCGCACCGAACTCATGCACAACGGCAGCAACGTGCGCATCACGATCGCCCAGATGCCGGCCGTGAACACCCCCCAGTTCTCCTGGGTCCTGTCCCGCCTGCCCAGGAAGCCCCAGCCGGTGCCGCCGATCTACCAGCCGGAGGTGGCCGCGCGCGGCGTCCTGTACGCGGCGGACCACCCCGGACGCAAGCAGTTCTACGTCGGCGCCAGCACCGCCGCCACCATCGTGGCCAACAAGATCGCTCCGGGCCTCCTCGACCGCTACCTCGCCCGCACCGGGTACGACTCCCAGCAGACCGACCGGCCCGACGACCCGCGGCGCCGCCACAACCTCTGGGAACCGGTGGACGACGACACGGACCACGGCGCGCACGGCGCCTTCGACGACCGGTCCGGCGCCCGCGCTCCCCAGCTGTGGCTGTCCCACCACCCGGCGCTCTCGGCCGCCGTCCTCGCCGGCACCGCGCTCGGCGGCACGTGGGCGGCCGTACGGCTGGCCGGGCGAGGCGGGTCGTGA